From Candidatus Pedobacter colombiensis, one genomic window encodes:
- the fabG gene encoding 3-oxoacyl-[acyl-carrier-protein] reductase, with product MKLLEGKTALITGASKGIGRKIAEKFAEQGANVAFTYLSSVEKGQALEQELQSFGTKVKGYRSDASKFDEADQLINDIVADFGALDIVVNNAGITKDGLLMRMSEENWDDVINVNLKSVFNVCKAASKVMMKARKGSIINMSSVVGVQGNAGQANYAASKAGIIGFSKSLAKELGSRNIRTNVVAPGFIRTEMTDVLDPKVVKGWEEGIPLKRAGEPEDVANVCVFLASEMSSYVTGQVLSVCGGML from the coding sequence ATGAAATTATTAGAAGGAAAAACAGCACTTATTACTGGTGCTTCTAAAGGAATAGGCCGCAAAATAGCGGAGAAATTTGCTGAACAAGGTGCTAATGTAGCTTTTACTTATTTATCATCTGTAGAAAAGGGACAGGCTTTAGAACAGGAATTACAAAGTTTTGGAACAAAAGTAAAGGGGTATCGTTCTGATGCTTCTAAATTTGATGAAGCAGATCAATTGATTAATGATATCGTAGCGGATTTTGGCGCGTTGGATATCGTTGTTAATAATGCGGGGATTACTAAAGACGGTTTATTGATGCGCATGAGCGAGGAGAACTGGGATGATGTGATAAATGTAAACTTGAAGTCGGTATTTAACGTGTGCAAGGCTGCTTCTAAGGTAATGATGAAAGCTCGTAAAGGATCTATCATCAACATGAGCTCTGTAGTAGGTGTTCAGGGAAATGCAGGACAGGCTAACTATGCTGCTTCTAAAGCAGGGATCATTGGCTTCTCTAAATCATTGGCTAAAGAATTAGGTTCACGTAACATCCGTACCAATGTTGTGGCTCCTGGTTTTATCCGTACGGAAATGACAGATGTACTGGACCCTAAAGTTGTTAAAGGCTGGGAAGAAGGTATTCCACTGAAAAGAGCTGGAGAGCCTGAAGACGTAGCTAACGTATGTGTATTCCTAGCTTCAGAGATGAGTTCGTATGTTACCGGGCAAGTACTGTCGGTTTGCGGCGGAATGCTGTAA
- a CDS encoding trimeric intracellular cation channel family protein produces the protein MQINTMETIETLGTVAFAISGTFAAMQRRLDPFGVLIIAFVTSIGGGTVRDLLLGDTPVAWMRDVNYCLLILLTSIATIFFKTHIKKFKVTLFLFDSLGLGLFTMLGIQKGIMFGLSPGICVALGTITGCFGGVIRDTLLNTIPLIFHKEIYATACILGGILFYALKYFNVTDSGATVIVIAFIFILRVVVVRFKLALPKFGY, from the coding sequence ATGCAGATCAATACAATGGAAACCATTGAAACGCTGGGTACCGTCGCATTTGCGATATCGGGAACCTTTGCAGCTATGCAAAGAAGGTTAGATCCATTTGGAGTATTGATCATTGCTTTTGTAACTTCTATTGGGGGAGGTACGGTTAGGGATCTTTTACTGGGTGATACGCCGGTTGCATGGATGAGGGATGTGAATTATTGCCTGCTGATTTTATTGACCAGTATCGCTACCATATTTTTTAAAACTCATATTAAAAAGTTTAAGGTAACACTGTTTCTTTTCGATTCATTAGGGCTGGGCTTGTTTACAATGCTGGGTATTCAAAAAGGAATTATGTTTGGGCTAAGTCCGGGTATTTGTGTGGCGCTAGGCACCATTACCGGATGTTTTGGAGGGGTGATCAGAGATACCCTGTTAAATACCATTCCGTTAATTTTTCATAAGGAAATATATGCTACGGCTTGTATTTTAGGCGGTATCTTATTTTATGCTTTGAAATATTTTAATGTTACAGATAGTGGAGCTACAGTGATTGTAATCGCTTTTATCTTTATATTAAGAGTGGTTGTTGTCCGTTTTAAGCTAGCTTTACCTAAGTTTGGTTACTAA
- a CDS encoding substrate-binding domain-containing protein — MEEKKVSISDIAKELNISITTVSFIINGKAKEKRISDSLVDRVLKLVEEKNYQPNQLAKSLRTGKTNILGLMVEDIANPFFANVARLIEENAYKEGYKILYCSTENSTEKTKELIRMFIDRRIDGYIITPPKGIKKDILLLNKENSPVVLFDRYYPDLEADYVVVDNYEGTSKAIEHFIEQGFKNIAFVTIESDQTQMLDRLRGYQNVMDKYHIPQIIERIPYQETSGQAVKQIVELLKRNKKIDAIFFATNYLGVNGLEALKSTKLKIGKDIGVISFDDHDLFRLYNPTITAVAQPIEEISKLVISILLGKLSGHHRNGAQEINSLQTRLIVRESSLRLTK, encoded by the coding sequence ATGGAAGAAAAAAAAGTATCTATTTCCGATATCGCGAAAGAATTGAACATATCCATCACCACGGTTTCATTTATTATAAATGGTAAAGCGAAAGAAAAAAGAATCAGTGATAGCTTAGTTGATCGGGTACTTAAGTTAGTTGAAGAGAAAAATTATCAACCAAATCAGCTTGCGAAAAGTTTACGTACCGGTAAAACCAATATCCTTGGACTTATGGTAGAAGATATCGCCAATCCTTTTTTTGCTAATGTAGCCCGATTGATTGAAGAGAATGCCTATAAGGAAGGATACAAAATATTGTACTGCAGTACAGAAAATAGTACAGAAAAAACGAAAGAGTTGATTAGGATGTTTATTGATCGCCGCATTGATGGTTATATCATTACTCCACCTAAAGGGATAAAAAAAGATATTCTTCTGCTCAACAAGGAGAATAGCCCCGTAGTTTTATTTGATCGGTATTACCCGGATTTGGAAGCAGATTATGTTGTCGTTGATAATTATGAGGGAACGAGTAAAGCCATAGAACATTTTATTGAACAAGGATTTAAAAATATAGCATTCGTCACGATTGAATCTGATCAGACGCAAATGCTAGATCGTTTAAGAGGATATCAAAATGTGATGGACAAGTATCATATTCCACAGATTATTGAACGAATACCCTATCAGGAAACATCCGGACAGGCGGTTAAACAAATTGTTGAACTCTTAAAAAGGAACAAAAAAATAGATGCTATATTTTTTGCCACAAATTATCTTGGCGTAAATGGTCTTGAAGCCTTAAAAAGTACTAAACTTAAAATAGGTAAAGATATTGGTGTGATTTCGTTTGATGATCATGATCTTTTCCGTTTGTATAATCCAACGATTACCGCAGTGGCCCAGCCTATAGAAGAAATATCCAAATTGGTAATTAGTATATTGTTGGGCAAGTTGTCCGGTCATCATAGAAATGGAGCTCAGGAAATTAACAGTTTACAAACCAGGTTGATTGTAAGAGAATCATCTTTGAGACTAACTAAATAA
- a CDS encoding cysteine-rich CWC family protein, with amino-acid sequence MAKHEIIPCERCNTSIECKANAYTKCQCSVVHLDLNEVQYISELYDGCLCAKCLFELQQEYRDDVTS; translated from the coding sequence ATGGCAAAACATGAAATTATACCTTGCGAGCGTTGCAACACTTCTATTGAGTGTAAGGCGAACGCATATACCAAATGCCAGTGCAGTGTAGTTCATCTTGATTTAAATGAGGTACAATACATTAGTGAGCTATATGATGGCTGCTTATGTGCTAAGTGCTTATTTGAATTGCAACAGGAGTATAGGGACGATGTTACATCTTAA
- a CDS encoding agmatine deiminase family protein, whose amino-acid sequence MSSFNDVKFYNSPRNRSFSFPAEWTEHEATWLSWPHKEASWPGKIDKIYGPYCQFIKIIAEGEKVRININDEATKAFAIAELEKVGADMNNVEFYFFPTNDAWCRDHGPAFLMDVYRDKKAVVDWGYNAWGDKYPPYDLDDDIPTKIAQHFKLPLYYPEIVMEGGSVEFNGDGTILTTTACLLNKNRNPHLSKEEIEEYLLNFYGAEQILWLGEGIVGDDTDGHIDDITRFVSEDTVLTVVESNPLDENYVILQENLETLKGMRLFDGRPLKIVELPMPSPVIHEDTRLPASYANFYIANAAVIVPTFRDVNDEIALEIIQSVFPDRKVVGIDSTDIIWGLGSFHCLSQQEPASKYNRIKY is encoded by the coding sequence ATGTCATCATTTAACGACGTAAAATTTTACAACAGCCCAAGAAACAGAAGCTTTAGCTTTCCTGCCGAATGGACAGAGCATGAAGCGACATGGCTAAGCTGGCCTCATAAAGAAGCCTCATGGCCGGGAAAAATAGATAAGATCTATGGTCCCTATTGTCAGTTTATTAAAATTATTGCCGAAGGTGAAAAGGTAAGAATTAACATTAATGATGAAGCAACCAAGGCTTTTGCTATTGCAGAACTGGAAAAGGTTGGTGCTGATATGAATAATGTTGAGTTTTATTTTTTTCCAACCAATGATGCATGGTGCAGAGATCATGGCCCCGCATTTTTAATGGATGTTTATCGCGATAAAAAAGCCGTTGTGGATTGGGGATACAATGCATGGGGGGATAAATATCCTCCGTATGATTTGGATGATGATATTCCAACAAAGATTGCACAGCATTTTAAGTTGCCTTTATACTATCCGGAGATTGTAATGGAGGGTGGTTCTGTTGAGTTTAATGGAGATGGTACTATTTTAACCACCACTGCCTGCTTGTTAAATAAAAATAGAAATCCACATTTAAGTAAGGAAGAGATAGAGGAGTATTTACTTAATTTTTATGGTGCAGAGCAGATATTATGGCTAGGTGAGGGGATCGTTGGAGATGATACCGATGGCCATATTGATGATATTACCCGTTTTGTGAGCGAGGATACGGTGTTGACCGTTGTAGAAAGTAATCCACTGGATGAAAACTATGTTATTCTTCAGGAGAACCTGGAGACCTTAAAAGGGATGCGCTTATTTGACGGTCGGCCATTAAAAATTGTGGAACTGCCAATGCCTTCGCCGGTTATTCATGAAGATACCCGTTTACCGGCTTCTTATGCTAATTTTTACATTGCCAATGCGGCTGTTATTGTGCCGACATTTAGGGATGTGAATGATGAGATCGCGTTGGAGATTATTCAGAGTGTTTTCCCGGATAGAAAGGTCGTAGGCATAGATTCAACGGACATTATCTGGGGACTAGGTAGTTTTCATTGTTTAAGTCAGCAGGAACCTGCATCAAAATATAACAGAATAAAATATTAA
- a CDS encoding septum formation initiator family protein, with protein MKRILELVRNKYFLSVAAFIVWMLFFDRNDMISQYEFKSEVNKLQEEKDFYVKEISQVKKDLNELNTNLNTAEKFAREKYFMKKDNEDVFVIIKEAPKD; from the coding sequence ATGAAACGCATATTAGAACTTGTCCGCAACAAATATTTTCTGTCTGTAGCAGCGTTTATAGTATGGATGTTGTTTTTCGACAGAAATGACATGATCTCTCAATATGAGTTCAAATCTGAAGTAAACAAGCTTCAGGAAGAGAAAGACTTCTATGTGAAAGAGATCTCCCAGGTAAAAAAAGACTTAAACGAGCTAAATACCAATTTAAACACCGCTGAGAAATTCGCTCGTGAGAAATACTTTATGAAAAAAGACAATGAAGATGTCTTTGTCATCATTAAAGAAGCTCCTAAAGATTAG
- a CDS encoding ribonucleoside-diphosphate reductase small subunit: MQEEEVLLKENKDRFVLLPIKYPEIWEMYKKTEASFWTAEEIDLSDDQKHWDNLNDGERHFISHILAFFSASDGIVNENLAVNFMSEVQLPEARCFYGFQIMMENIHAETYALLIDTYIKDPEEKDRLFHAIDTVPAVKRKAEWALRWIDNGNFAERLVAFAAVEGIFFSGSFCSIFWLKKRGLMPGLTFSNELISRDEGSHCEFACLLYKMLKNKLSQEQVHAIISDAVEIEKEFITDALPVALIGMNAKLMSQYIEFVADRWLQELGYAKIYNATNPFDFMEMISLQGKTNFFEKRVGDYQKSGVLTSTEDKAAAFSLDEDF; this comes from the coding sequence ATGCAAGAAGAAGAAGTATTATTAAAAGAAAACAAAGACAGATTTGTTCTTTTGCCGATTAAATATCCTGAAATCTGGGAAATGTATAAGAAGACTGAAGCAAGTTTCTGGACTGCCGAAGAAATCGATCTTTCGGATGACCAGAAGCACTGGGATAATCTGAATGATGGGGAAAGACATTTTATTTCGCATATTCTTGCTTTCTTTTCTGCTAGCGATGGTATCGTAAATGAAAACCTTGCTGTAAACTTCATGAGTGAGGTACAATTGCCTGAAGCACGTTGCTTTTATGGTTTCCAGATCATGATGGAAAACATTCATGCAGAGACTTATGCTTTGTTGATTGATACTTATATTAAAGATCCGGAAGAAAAGGACAGGTTGTTCCATGCTATTGATACTGTTCCTGCAGTAAAGAGAAAAGCAGAATGGGCATTGCGCTGGATTGACAATGGTAATTTTGCTGAACGTTTGGTGGCATTTGCTGCGGTAGAAGGAATTTTCTTCAGCGGTAGTTTCTGCTCTATATTCTGGTTAAAGAAACGTGGTTTAATGCCGGGGCTTACTTTTAGTAATGAGTTGATCTCAAGAGATGAGGGTTCACATTGTGAATTTGCTTGTTTATTATATAAAATGCTTAAAAACAAATTAAGCCAGGAACAGGTTCATGCTATTATTAGTGATGCTGTAGAAATCGAGAAGGAATTTATTACTGATGCATTGCCTGTTGCCCTGATCGGAATGAACGCTAAATTAATGTCGCAATATATTGAGTTTGTGGCCGACAGGTGGTTGCAGGAATTGGGATATGCCAAAATATATAACGCTACTAATCCATTTGATTTTATGGAGATGATTTCATTGCAAGGTAAAACCAACTTCTTTGAAAAAAGGGTGGGTGACTATCAGAAGAGTGGCGTGTTGACTTCAACAGAGGATAAAGCAGCCGCATTCTCATTAGATGAAGATTTTTAG
- a CDS encoding L,D-transpeptidase family protein, with translation MKTYFKLILLLSITSPVFAQSGFKTHQLTFERVKTAYDEKWDSLQRELRQTGIKGSFNLYLAAYKSEGKLELWLQSGNEKRYKLFKTYDFCAHSGILGPKIKEGDLQTPEGFYYINVFNPESKFHLSLGVNYPNKIDLLRSGQEKPGGDIYIHGNCVTVGCIPLTDEKIKEIYVLTVEAKNGGQLEIPVHIFPFKMTHKNLKKYLVQFPAQKAFWKNLQPGYAYFERHNVPPNVVLQEDKYLFK, from the coding sequence ATGAAAACCTATTTTAAGCTCATTTTATTATTAAGCATCACCTCACCCGTCTTTGCTCAATCGGGTTTTAAAACCCATCAACTAACATTTGAAAGGGTAAAGACTGCATACGATGAGAAATGGGACAGCTTACAAAGGGAGTTAAGACAGACTGGAATCAAAGGTTCTTTTAATCTTTACCTGGCTGCTTACAAAAGCGAAGGAAAATTAGAATTGTGGTTACAATCCGGAAACGAGAAAAGGTATAAACTGTTCAAAACCTATGACTTTTGTGCCCATTCGGGTATCCTTGGGCCAAAAATAAAAGAAGGAGATCTACAAACGCCGGAGGGTTTTTATTACATCAATGTCTTTAATCCTGAGAGTAAATTTCATTTATCACTGGGGGTAAATTACCCAAATAAGATCGATTTATTAAGAAGTGGTCAGGAAAAGCCCGGTGGCGATATTTATATCCATGGAAATTGCGTAACTGTTGGCTGTATTCCGCTAACTGATGAAAAAATCAAGGAAATCTATGTATTGACTGTTGAAGCAAAAAATGGAGGACAATTAGAAATCCCTGTGCATATCTTCCCTTTTAAAATGACCCACAAAAACCTTAAAAAATACCTGGTTCAATTTCCAGCGCAAAAAGCTTTCTGGAAAAACCTACAACCGGGCTATGCCTATTTCGAACGACACAATGTGCCGCCAAATGTGGTATTACAGGAAGATAAATACCTCTTTAAATAA
- the fucP gene encoding L-fucose:H+ symporter permease, with protein MTKANFTERKFLLVFIFVASLFMLWGVAITMGDVLNKHFQNVLHVSKSQSGLVQFSIFGAYAIMGIPAGLFMKRFGYKKGVLFGLLLYACGAFMFVPAANAESFLFFRIALFILACGLATLETVAHPFAAALGDQRTSDQRLNFSQGFNGLGAVIGPLVGGYFILRSGQEHSNDLYTVKILYIVIGVVITCIAIAFSFVKVPPLTDPHVVDTDAQAVATDVEDLKKTKGLFKHRHFVWAIVAQFFNVAAQGGTWAFFINYGHEKIGLTDEKAAYYFAFSMVMMMAGRFISTFLMRYIAPNRLLAFYALANIVLCVIIAQSFGLTSFIALIMLNFFMSIMFPTIFSLGLKDLGRHTQQASSFIVMGVVGGAVFPPIMGLVANHNIAAAYYLPIICYLVIFMFGFKFYKSGKGI; from the coding sequence ATGACCAAAGCTAATTTTACAGAACGGAAGTTTCTTCTGGTGTTCATTTTTGTTGCCTCTTTATTCATGCTATGGGGGGTAGCCATAACCATGGGGGATGTATTAAACAAGCATTTCCAAAATGTATTACATGTTTCAAAATCTCAATCAGGATTGGTACAGTTCTCGATTTTTGGGGCTTATGCGATAATGGGTATTCCTGCAGGGCTGTTTATGAAGCGTTTTGGTTATAAAAAAGGAGTATTATTTGGCTTATTACTGTATGCTTGCGGGGCATTTATGTTTGTGCCTGCTGCAAATGCAGAGTCATTTTTGTTTTTTAGAATTGCCCTGTTTATCCTGGCATGCGGATTGGCTACTTTAGAAACTGTAGCACATCCTTTTGCCGCTGCGCTGGGCGACCAGCGTACCAGTGATCAGCGCTTAAATTTTTCGCAGGGATTTAATGGGTTGGGTGCTGTAATTGGCCCACTTGTTGGCGGATACTTTATTCTTCGTTCTGGTCAGGAGCACTCCAATGATTTGTATACAGTTAAAATCTTATACATTGTAATTGGTGTTGTCATTACTTGTATTGCTATTGCGTTTTCTTTTGTTAAGGTACCGCCTTTAACAGATCCCCATGTTGTTGACACTGATGCACAAGCTGTTGCTACTGACGTGGAAGATCTTAAAAAAACTAAAGGATTGTTTAAGCATAGACATTTTGTATGGGCTATTGTAGCACAGTTCTTTAATGTTGCTGCTCAAGGTGGAACCTGGGCCTTCTTTATCAACTATGGTCACGAAAAAATTGGACTTACAGACGAAAAAGCAGCTTATTATTTTGCATTCAGCATGGTAATGATGATGGCCGGACGCTTTATCAGTACTTTTTTAATGCGCTATATTGCCCCAAATAGGTTATTGGCATTTTATGCTTTGGCTAATATCGTTTTATGCGTTATCATAGCGCAAAGCTTCGGCCTGACATCCTTTATTGCCTTAATTATGCTCAACTTCTTTATGAGTATCATGTTTCCTACAATCTTTAGTCTGGGCCTGAAGGATCTTGGTAGACATACGCAGCAAGCCTCTTCGTTTATTGTAATGGGGGTAGTTGGGGGAGCTGTATTTCCACCAATAATGGGTTTGGTAGCAAATCACAATATTGCGGCGGCCTATTATTTACCTATCATTTGTTATCTCGTTATTTTCATGTTCGGATTTAAGTTTTATAAATCAGGTAAAGGAATTTAA
- a CDS encoding carbon-nitrogen hydrolase, which produces MAKVQVGLVQMSCTANKQENLDKAILKIREAAAKGAQIVCLQELFTSLYFCDVEDYEHFNLAEAIPGPSTDALQVVAKELGVVIIASLFEKRTAGLYHNTTAVLDADGAYLGKYRKMHIPDDPAYYEKFYFTPGDLGYKVFQTKFAKIGILICWDQWYPEASRITALMGAEIMFYPTAIGWATDQDEETNKDQYNAWQTIQRSHAVANGVPVVSVNRVGLEQDGAMKFWGGSFATNAQGRLLYLGSHDNEETKVVELDLSESDFFRKHWPFLRDRRIDSYQPITKRFIDED; this is translated from the coding sequence ATGGCTAAAGTACAGGTTGGACTGGTGCAGATGAGTTGTACCGCTAATAAACAAGAAAATTTAGATAAGGCAATTTTAAAGATTAGAGAAGCAGCGGCAAAAGGCGCGCAAATTGTGTGTTTGCAAGAGCTTTTTACTTCTCTATATTTTTGTGATGTTGAAGATTACGAGCACTTCAATTTGGCTGAGGCTATTCCTGGCCCGTCTACAGATGCTTTGCAAGTTGTTGCAAAAGAATTGGGCGTGGTGATTATTGCCTCGTTGTTTGAGAAGCGTACAGCAGGATTGTATCATAATACCACAGCTGTTTTAGATGCCGATGGTGCTTACCTGGGTAAATATCGCAAGATGCATATCCCGGATGATCCGGCTTACTATGAGAAATTTTACTTCACTCCGGGCGATTTAGGTTATAAGGTTTTTCAGACAAAATTTGCTAAAATCGGTATATTGATCTGCTGGGATCAATGGTATCCTGAAGCATCGCGCATCACAGCGTTGATGGGTGCTGAGATTATGTTTTATCCAACCGCTATTGGCTGGGCGACTGATCAGGATGAAGAAACAAATAAAGATCAATATAATGCATGGCAAACTATCCAGCGTTCTCATGCTGTAGCAAATGGAGTGCCTGTAGTAAGTGTAAACCGTGTAGGTCTTGAGCAAGACGGAGCCATGAAGTTTTGGGGTGGAAGTTTTGCAACAAATGCACAGGGCAGATTACTTTATTTAGGTTCACATGATAATGAAGAAACTAAAGTGGTAGAGTTGGATTTATCTGAATCTGATTTCTTCCGTAAACATTGGCCTTTCTTACGGGATCGTAGAATAGATTCTTATCAGCCGATTACTAAAAGGTTTATTGACGAAGATTAA
- a CDS encoding ribonucleoside-diphosphate reductase subunit alpha yields MFVIKRDGRKEAVRFDKITARIEKLCYGFNVELVDPIDVAKKVIEGLYDGVTTSELDNLAAETAASLTTKHPDYALLASRIAVSNLHKNTTKSFSKTMEMLYNYIDAKTGKPAALIADDVWEVIEKNADILDSTIIYDRDFGFDYFGFKTLEKSYLLKVEGQIVERPQHLFMRVAVGIHKGDIDSAIETYNLMSERWFTHATPTLFNAATPKPQMSSCFLLTMQDDSIEGIYDTLKQTAKISQSAGGIGLSIHNIRATGSYIGGTNGTSNGIVPMLKVFNDTARYVDQGGGKRKGAFAIYLEPWHADVFSFLDLRKNHGKEELRARDLFYALWVCDLFMKRVEENGDWSLFCPHEAPGLADCFGEEFDALYERYEKEGRARKTVKAQELWFAILDSQIETGTPYLLYKDAANSKSNQQNLGTIKSSNLCTEIIEYTSKDEVAVCNLASLALPRYVINGEFDHQKLYDVTYQATINLNKIIDYNYYPVEEARNSNMRHRPVGLGVQGLADAFILMRLPFESEGARILNKEIFETIYFAAMTASHDLAVKHGPYETFAGSPLSKGKFQFDLWNVQPDSGRWDWESLREKVVKDGVYNSLLVAPMPTASTSQILGNNECFEPYTSNIYTRRVLSGEFIVVNKHLLKDLVALGLWTPAMKDRIILANGSIQDIAEIPDYIKDLYKTVWEIKMRSIIDMAADRGAYICQSQSLNLFINAPNTSKLTSMHFYAWKKGLKTGMYYLRTQAASQAVKFTVENQAGKNMEPVIPEHIEQSAEEIVEGPVCSMEEGCISCSG; encoded by the coding sequence ATGTTCGTAATAAAAAGAGATGGCCGCAAGGAAGCGGTAAGATTTGATAAAATAACGGCTCGTATTGAGAAGTTGTGCTATGGGTTTAATGTTGAGCTTGTAGATCCGATCGATGTTGCCAAGAAGGTAATTGAGGGACTATATGACGGTGTTACTACTTCAGAACTGGATAATCTTGCAGCAGAAACCGCAGCCTCTTTAACTACAAAACATCCGGATTATGCCCTGCTGGCTTCTCGTATAGCAGTGTCTAATCTTCATAAAAACACAACGAAGTCATTCTCCAAAACGATGGAGATGTTATATAATTATATTGATGCTAAAACAGGCAAACCAGCAGCGTTGATTGCAGATGATGTTTGGGAAGTGATTGAGAAGAATGCAGACATTTTAGACAGTACAATTATATATGACAGGGATTTTGGTTTTGATTACTTTGGTTTCAAAACTTTAGAAAAGTCTTATCTGTTAAAGGTTGAAGGGCAGATTGTTGAACGTCCTCAGCATTTGTTTATGCGTGTTGCTGTAGGTATCCACAAAGGTGACATTGACAGCGCTATTGAAACTTATAACCTGATGAGTGAGCGTTGGTTTACACATGCCACACCAACGTTATTTAATGCGGCTACTCCTAAACCTCAAATGTCTTCTTGCTTTTTACTAACCATGCAGGATGATAGCATTGAGGGAATTTATGATACTTTAAAACAAACTGCTAAAATCTCTCAGAGCGCTGGCGGTATTGGTTTAAGTATTCACAACATCAGAGCTACAGGTTCTTACATTGGTGGTACCAATGGTACCAGTAATGGTATTGTGCCAATGTTGAAAGTGTTTAACGATACTGCACGTTATGTAGATCAAGGTGGAGGTAAACGTAAAGGTGCTTTTGCGATCTATTTGGAGCCATGGCATGCCGATGTTTTTAGTTTCTTAGACTTGCGTAAAAACCATGGTAAAGAAGAATTGCGTGCTCGTGATTTGTTCTATGCGCTTTGGGTTTGTGATTTGTTTATGAAACGTGTGGAAGAAAATGGCGATTGGAGCTTGTTCTGTCCGCATGAAGCACCAGGATTAGCAGATTGCTTTGGTGAAGAGTTTGATGCTTTGTATGAGCGTTACGAAAAAGAAGGAAGAGCACGTAAAACTGTTAAAGCTCAGGAATTGTGGTTTGCTATTCTGGACTCACAAATTGAGACTGGTACACCTTATTTATTGTATAAAGATGCTGCCAACAGCAAATCGAATCAACAAAACCTGGGTACCATAAAAAGTTCTAACCTTTGTACCGAAATTATTGAGTACACTTCTAAAGATGAAGTTGCGGTTTGTAATTTGGCTTCTCTTGCATTGCCAAGATATGTAATCAACGGTGAGTTTGATCACCAAAAATTATACGATGTAACTTATCAGGCTACAATAAATCTGAATAAAATTATAGATTATAACTACTATCCGGTAGAAGAAGCCAGAAACTCTAATATGCGTCACAGACCGGTTGGTTTAGGTGTACAGGGTTTAGCTGATGCCTTTATTTTAATGCGTTTGCCTTTCGAAAGTGAAGGTGCCCGTATCTTAAATAAAGAGATCTTTGAAACGATCTACTTTGCAGCTATGACTGCTTCTCATGATCTGGCTGTTAAGCATGGTCCGTATGAGACTTTTGCAGGTTCTCCTTTATCTAAAGGTAAGTTCCAGTTTGATCTTTGGAATGTACAACCGGATAGCGGCCGTTGGGATTGGGAATCTTTACGTGAGAAAGTAGTGAAAGACGGTGTTTACAACTCTTTATTGGTTGCACCAATGCCTACGGCTTCTACTTCACAGATTCTGGGTAACAACGAATGTTTTGAGCCTTACACTTCTAATATTTATACCAGAAGGGTATTGAGCGGTGAGTTCATCGTAGTAAATAAACATTTATTGAAAGACTTAGTGGCACTGGGTTTATGGACTCCGGCTATGAAAGACAGGATTATTTTGGCTAATGGTTCTATTCAGGACATTGCTGAGATCCCTGATTACATCAAAGATTTATACAAAACAGTTTGGGAAATCAAAATGCGTAGCATTATTGATATGGCTGCCGACAGGGGTGCTTACATCTGCCAGTCGCAATCACTAAACTTGTTTATCAATGCTCCAAATACTTCAAAACTAACTTCAATGCATTTCTATGCATGGAAGAAAGGATTGAAAACTGGTATGTATTATCTACGTACTCAGGCAGCCTCTCAAGCTGTTAAGTTTACGGTAGAAAATCAGGCTGGTAAAAACATGGAACCGGTAATTCCTGAGCACATCGAACAAAGTGCTGAAGAAATTGTAGAAGGTCCTGTTTGCTCAATGGAGGAAGGCTGTATCAGCTGTTCAGGTTAA